From Hippea alviniae EP5-r, one genomic window encodes:
- a CDS encoding TraR/DksA family transcriptional regulator — MDAATLEELKDRLLSLKKEISARIKENLQKVNSIQLKGDEGDFSSAVYSRQVIYDLIEKDRVHLREIEESLYDIEKGTYGICKRCGKEIEIERMKAKPTAKYCIECRKIIESGR; from the coding sequence ATGGATGCAGCTACACTTGAAGAGTTAAAAGATAGGTTGTTAAGTCTAAAAAAAGAGATAAGTGCAAGAATAAAAGAGAATCTACAAAAGGTTAACTCTATCCAGCTAAAGGGTGATGAAGGCGATTTCTCATCTGCTGTCTATTCCAGGCAGGTTATATATGACCTTATAGAGAAGGATAGAGTTCATTTAAGAGAAATAGAAGAGTCGCTATACGATATAGAAAAGGGCACATACGGTATCTGCAAAAGGTGTGGCAAAGAGATAGAGATAGAGAGAATGAAGGCAAAACCAACGGCAAAATACTGTATCGAGTGCAGAAAGATTATTGAGTCTGGCAGATGA
- a CDS encoding ComF family protein: MSLADEIVNLVFPHRCIVCKAKSKSFLCDECFSKLDINFPRCRFCSRPVASENSICIDCLKGDRQFSKGFVLFNYRDGISNRIVEFAKFYEQPRVFDILFYFSSIIKDLDVFEGVDFIIPVAMHRKDIKARSYNQSVVLAKTISKITDIKVCFDCVEKIRQTKKQVGLSAKERKRNLKGAFRITKELKCKKVIIVDDVFTTGSTINEIASLFKAKGIETNFFTFAATPQS, translated from the coding sequence TTGAGTCTGGCAGATGAGATTGTAAATCTCGTATTCCCACATAGATGTATCGTATGCAAAGCAAAGAGTAAGTCTTTTTTATGCGATGAGTGTTTCTCAAAACTTGACATAAATTTCCCGCGATGCAGGTTCTGTTCTCGTCCTGTTGCTTCTGAAAATTCGATTTGTATTGACTGTTTAAAAGGCGATAGGCAGTTTTCAAAAGGCTTTGTACTTTTTAACTATAGAGACGGTATATCAAACAGGATTGTTGAGTTTGCTAAATTTTACGAGCAACCAAGGGTTTTTGACATTCTTTTTTATTTCTCAAGCATCATAAAAGATTTAGATGTGTTTGAAGGTGTTGATTTTATTATCCCTGTTGCCATGCATAGAAAAGATATAAAAGCAAGAAGCTATAATCAATCGGTTGTCTTAGCAAAAACTATAAGCAAAATAACAGATATAAAGGTGTGTTTTGATTGTGTTGAAAAGATTAGACAGACAAAGAAACAGGTAGGTTTATCCGCCAAAGAGAGAAAGAGAAACCTAAAAGGAGCATTTAGAATTACAAAAGAGTTGAAATGTAAAAAGGTTATAATTGTCGATGATGTGTTTACCACTGGTTCAACAATAAATGAGATAGCTTCTCTATTTAAAGCAAAAGGTATTGAGACAAACTTCTTCACTTTTGCTGCAACGCCGCAAAGTTAA
- the rpsF gene encoding 30S ribosomal protein S6, translated as MKYYELLYVLQPTMSEEELNKFINEVGERIKSEGGEIFKNELWQKRNLAYPIKKFKQGYYVLVHYKAEPTVPKKIEDYLRIKEAVLRWINVNMLKKDMKQYQQAEAKKEDNGKSE; from the coding sequence ATGAAGTATTACGAGCTGTTGTATGTGTTGCAGCCCACGATGTCAGAAGAAGAGCTGAACAAGTTTATTAACGAAGTGGGCGAAAGGATTAAATCAGAAGGCGGAGAGATTTTCAAAAACGAGCTGTGGCAGAAGCGCAACCTTGCCTATCCGATTAAAAAATTTAAGCAGGGTTATTATGTGCTTGTTCATTACAAGGCAGAGCCAACCGTTCCAAAGAAGATTGAAGACTATCTGCGCATCAAAGAAGCGGTGCTTAGGTGGATTAATGTTAATATGTTAAAGAAGGATATGAAGCAGTATCAGCAGGCAGAAGCAAAGAAGGAAGACAATGGCAAATCTGAATAA
- a CDS encoding single-stranded DNA-binding protein, with protein sequence MANLNKIMLIGNLTRDPELRYTPAGLGIATFGIAVNTPVGKDEQGNRKTETLFVDVVAFGRQAETIAEYLKKGSLIYLEGRLRYRTWEDANGLKRSKHEIVLNNFQFLSLKAKDETAEDISMPAPDEDEDIPF encoded by the coding sequence ATGGCAAATCTGAATAAGATTATGCTCATAGGCAATCTAACACGAGACCCAGAGCTTAGATACACGCCGGCAGGTTTGGGTATTGCAACATTTGGCATAGCTGTCAACACGCCTGTTGGTAAGGATGAACAGGGCAACAGGAAAACAGAGACGCTCTTTGTTGATGTTGTTGCATTCGGCAGACAGGCAGAGACAATTGCAGAGTATCTAAAAAAGGGTTCTCTGATCTATTTAGAAGGCAGGCTTAGATACAGAACATGGGAAGATGCCAACGGTTTGAAAAGGTCTAAGCATGAGATTGTTTTAAACAACTTTCAGTTTTTATCTTTAAAGGCTAAGGATGAGACAGCAGAAGATATAAGCATGCCAGCACCAGATGAAGATGAAGATATACCATTTTAA
- the rpsR gene encoding 30S ribosomal protein S18 gives MSTDNKKKKRYFRYPRKKVCQFCANKVEEIDYKDVDTLMKYVTERYKIIGRKTTSTCAKHQRMLTRAIKRARVMALMPFTISRKLKG, from the coding sequence ATGAGCACAGACAATAAAAAGAAAAAGAGATATTTCAGATACCCAAGAAAGAAGGTTTGCCAGTTTTGTGCAAACAAGGTTGAAGAGATAGATTACAAGGATGTTGATACATTAATGAAGTATGTTACAGAAAGGTATAAGATAATCGGCAGAAAGACAACATCAACATGCGCAAAACATCAGAGAATGCTCACAAGAGCCATCAAAAGAGCCCGTGTAATGGCACTAATGCCATTTACAATCAGCAGGAAACTTAAGGGCTAA
- the rplI gene encoding 50S ribosomal protein L9: MKIVLLEDVENLGYAGDIKEVKDGYANNYLIPKGLALAATKSNLKLVEEKRRAILRKIEKKIAQANKIKEALDGVEIEIKARAGEKGKLFGSVTANEIFEQLKDKAEGIDKKNIRLPEGGIREVGEYTVEIAIYRDIKASVKVKVSPLDEQ; this comes from the coding sequence ATGAAAATCGTTCTATTGGAAGATGTTGAAAATTTGGGATACGCAGGTGATATAAAGGAAGTAAAAGACGGATACGCAAACAATTACCTTATACCTAAGGGTTTAGCTTTGGCTGCAACAAAGAGCAACTTAAAGCTTGTTGAAGAGAAAAGAAGAGCTATCTTGAGAAAGATAGAGAAGAAGATTGCCCAAGCAAATAAGATAAAGGAAGCTTTGGATGGTGTTGAGATAGAGATAAAAGCCAGAGCAGGAGAGAAAGGCAAGCTGTTTGGCTCTGTTACGGCAAACGAGATTTTTGAGCAGCTAAAGGATAAGGCTGAAGGCATAGATAAGAAAAACATAAGACTTCCAGAAGGTGGCATAAGGGAAGTTGGCGAATATACAGTTGAGATAGCAATTTACAGAGACATTAAGGCTTCTGTTAAAGTTAAAGTCAGTCCATTAGATGAGCAGTAA
- the dnaB gene encoding replicative DNA helicase: MSSNAIRSYPQSIEAERALLCSLFLDNSKISEVLEIVSEEDFYDEKNAAIFKVLKELYADGIPFDFVTVSNALIEKDLFEKIGPDYLTSITEFLPAPANTKYYAEIIKKKSILRQLISMSNEVATICYDEPEDIEDVLNIAEKRLFEIVGKRAGRYKGLDDLAEDTLEFLLKLKERKTVLTGVPSGFIDLDRLTNGFQEGDLIIIAGRPGMGKTSFVLNVALNAALDYSKSVGIFSLEMASRQLVMRMIATLSGVDMGKLRTGFFDSEEWDRVVKALDKLKHVKIYIDDSSLLTSIDIRTKARKLKMEKDIDLLIIDYLQLIEGKNASVNRTQQISEISRSLKILAKELNIPVIALSQLNRAVENREDKRPTQADLRESGSIEQDADLIIFIYRDEVYNKNSQDKGKAEIIIAKQRNGPQGTVKLQFESRIATFRNLAKTAEDYGYTLNQEYDSNEDLEIEDHTDSL; the protein is encoded by the coding sequence ATGAGCAGTAATGCAATAAGGTCTTACCCGCAATCAATCGAAGCAGAGAGAGCGCTTTTGTGCTCTCTCTTTCTTGATAATTCCAAAATCAGTGAAGTTTTAGAGATAGTTAGTGAAGAAGATTTTTATGATGAGAAGAATGCGGCTATTTTTAAGGTTTTAAAGGAGCTTTATGCAGACGGTATTCCTTTTGACTTCGTTACCGTTTCAAACGCTTTAATAGAAAAGGATTTGTTTGAAAAGATAGGTCCTGATTATTTAACCAGCATAACAGAGTTTTTACCTGCACCTGCAAACACAAAATACTACGCTGAGATAATCAAAAAGAAGTCTATTCTAAGGCAGCTTATCTCCATGTCCAACGAAGTTGCGACTATCTGTTATGATGAGCCTGAAGATATTGAAGATGTGCTGAATATTGCAGAGAAAAGGTTGTTTGAGATAGTCGGAAAAAGAGCCGGCAGGTATAAAGGGCTTGATGATTTGGCAGAAGATACGCTTGAGTTTTTGCTTAAGCTAAAAGAGAGAAAGACTGTTCTAACAGGCGTTCCAAGTGGGTTTATAGATTTAGATAGGCTAACCAACGGTTTTCAGGAAGGAGATTTAATAATCATTGCTGGAAGACCGGGCATGGGCAAGACATCATTTGTCTTGAATGTGGCTTTGAATGCTGCTTTGGATTACTCAAAGAGTGTTGGCATTTTCTCGCTTGAAATGGCATCAAGACAGCTTGTGATGAGAATGATAGCAACACTGTCTGGCGTTGACATGGGAAAGCTAAGAACAGGCTTTTTTGATAGCGAAGAGTGGGATAGGGTTGTTAAGGCTTTAGATAAACTTAAACATGTCAAGATTTACATAGACGACTCGTCGCTTCTTACTTCTATCGATATAAGAACAAAGGCAAGAAAGCTTAAAATGGAGAAGGATATAGACCTTCTCATTATTGACTATCTTCAGCTCATAGAAGGCAAAAATGCGTCTGTAAATAGGACTCAGCAGATTTCTGAAATCTCCCGTTCTTTAAAAATCCTTGCAAAAGAGCTTAACATACCTGTTATAGCTTTATCTCAGCTAAACAGAGCCGTTGAAAATAGAGAAGATAAAAGGCCAACTCAGGCAGATTTAAGGGAGTCTGGCTCTATTGAGCAGGATGCAGATTTGATTATCTTTATATATAGAGACGAAGTGTACAACAAGAATTCTCAGGATAAGGGTAAAGCAGAGATAATCATAGCAAAGCAGAGAAATGGCCCACAGGGAACGGTTAAACTGCAGTTTGAAAGCAGGATAGCCACATTCAGAAACCTTGCCAAAACAGCCGAAGATTACGGATACACACTAAATCAGGAATACGACTCTAACGAAGACTTAGAGATTGAAGACCATACAGACTCTCTGTAA
- the uvrA gene encoding excinuclease ABC subunit UvrA, whose amino-acid sequence MKFIKIRKAKVHNLKNIDVDIPKGKITVITGPSGSGKSTLAFDVLYAESQRRYLESLSAYARQFLEKIEKPDVESIEGLSPAISIDQKSISTNPRSTVGTITEIYDYMRLLFAHIGEVYCYQCGRKIEKQDPQSIVNEIMKKEGRKILILSPIAINKKGTFKNEFEKLRKEGFVRVIVDGVERFLEEEIELDKNKKHDIYLVVDRLKVKEDARLRVSESVELALKIGKGIVNVKDIDTGEMELYSEHFACPYCGINYKPITPQSFSFNSPLGACPECFGLGKRHQLDLDKVIPDKSLSVREGVVKLWRKPRYYYYQKFLMEACKQFGIDIYTPFEELSEREKDIILLGKPDEVVVFEISPGKKVRKVWKGVIGLIQEQFAETDSIKVKSEITALMKEITCPACNGARLNRESLSVKILSKNIIDVTRMRISDALDYFKRVEESLTEQQKQIAKRVLNEIKTRLQFLVDVGLDYLTLDRTANTLSGGEAQRIRLATQAGSGLSGITYVLDEPSIGLHPRDTDRLIKTLKRLRDNDNTVVVVEHDTNIIESADYIIDMGPASGRLGGEVVAFGTPEEIKSNDNSLTGKYLSGKLKIESPKAYRKPKDFIRIKGAKVHNLKNIDVELPLGVFVCVSGVSGSGKSSLIFDCFYEYAMAYKMGKKLNVCETIENLNKIDKIIKIDQTPIGRTPRSNPATYTSVFTDIRELFAQTEDAKVAGFTPSRFSFNVKGGRCEKCKGEGYIKIEMQFLADVYVKCDVCDGKRYNEATLSVKYKGKNIYDVLQMTVNQAYEFFENVPKIRKKLEIIRDVGLGYIQLGQPATTLSGGEAQRIKIAKYLISPPVGHTLYLLDEPSVGLHSDDVKKLIEVLKKLVETGNSVIVIEHNLDILKSADYIIDLGPDSGDKGGQIVASGTPVEVANSNSFTAFYLKRVI is encoded by the coding sequence ATGAAGTTCATAAAAATCAGAAAAGCAAAGGTTCATAACCTAAAAAACATAGATGTTGATATACCAAAAGGCAAGATAACCGTAATAACAGGACCTTCTGGAAGCGGCAAATCAACACTTGCCTTTGATGTGCTGTATGCAGAAAGCCAAAGGAGATATCTTGAGTCTTTAAGCGCTTATGCCAGACAGTTTCTTGAGAAAATAGAGAAACCCGATGTCGAAAGCATCGAAGGTTTATCACCGGCTATAAGCATAGACCAGAAGAGTATATCAACAAACCCACGCTCAACCGTTGGAACGATAACAGAGATTTACGACTATATGAGACTTCTATTTGCACACATAGGTGAAGTTTACTGTTATCAGTGCGGAAGAAAGATAGAAAAACAAGACCCGCAATCAATCGTAAACGAGATAATGAAAAAAGAAGGAAGGAAGATTCTAATTCTTTCGCCTATTGCCATAAACAAAAAAGGCACATTCAAAAACGAGTTTGAAAAATTAAGAAAAGAAGGGTTTGTAAGGGTTATTGTTGATGGCGTTGAAAGGTTTTTGGAAGAAGAGATTGAGCTTGATAAGAACAAAAAACACGATATCTATCTTGTTGTTGACAGGTTGAAGGTTAAAGAAGATGCAAGGCTAAGGGTTTCAGAGTCTGTTGAGCTTGCATTAAAAATCGGCAAAGGTATTGTGAATGTTAAAGATATAGATACAGGTGAGATGGAGTTATACAGCGAGCATTTTGCCTGTCCATACTGCGGTATAAATTACAAGCCGATAACGCCACAGAGCTTCTCTTTTAACTCGCCGCTTGGTGCATGTCCAGAGTGTTTTGGACTTGGCAAGAGACATCAGCTTGATTTGGATAAGGTTATACCGGATAAGAGTTTATCCGTCAGAGAAGGTGTTGTGAAGCTGTGGAGAAAACCAAGATATTACTATTATCAAAAGTTTTTAATGGAAGCATGCAAACAGTTTGGCATTGACATATACACGCCGTTTGAAGAGCTTTCAGAAAGAGAAAAAGATATAATCCTGCTTGGTAAACCAGACGAAGTTGTTGTGTTTGAGATTTCGCCGGGCAAAAAGGTAAGAAAAGTTTGGAAAGGTGTTATAGGTTTGATTCAGGAGCAGTTTGCTGAGACTGATAGCATCAAGGTAAAAAGCGAGATAACCGCCCTAATGAAGGAGATAACATGTCCTGCATGCAACGGTGCTCGTCTAAATAGAGAGAGTCTATCTGTCAAAATACTCTCAAAGAACATTATCGATGTTACGCGCATGAGAATCTCAGATGCCCTTGATTATTTCAAAAGGGTTGAAGAGAGCTTAACAGAACAGCAAAAACAGATAGCTAAAAGAGTGTTGAACGAGATAAAGACAAGACTTCAGTTTCTTGTGGATGTTGGACTTGACTATTTGACACTTGATAGGACAGCCAATACACTCTCTGGTGGTGAAGCTCAGCGTATTAGACTTGCAACGCAGGCTGGTAGCGGTTTGAGTGGTATAACCTATGTGCTTGACGAACCATCCATAGGCTTGCATCCAAGGGATACCGATAGGCTTATAAAAACACTGAAGAGATTAAGGGATAACGACAATACAGTTGTTGTGGTTGAACATGATACGAATATTATCGAATCTGCAGATTACATAATAGACATGGGTCCTGCAAGTGGCAGGCTTGGTGGCGAAGTTGTGGCTTTTGGAACACCCGAAGAGATAAAAAGCAACGACAACTCTTTAACGGGCAAATATTTAAGTGGAAAATTGAAAATAGAATCGCCAAAAGCATACAGAAAGCCAAAGGATTTTATCAGGATAAAAGGTGCAAAAGTGCACAATTTGAAGAATATTGATGTCGAACTGCCACTTGGCGTATTTGTTTGTGTTAGTGGTGTTTCTGGCAGTGGGAAGAGTAGTCTTATTTTTGACTGTTTTTACGAGTATGCAATGGCTTACAAGATGGGTAAAAAATTAAATGTATGCGAGACGATAGAGAATCTGAACAAGATTGACAAGATTATAAAAATCGACCAGACACCCATAGGCAGAACTCCAAGAAGCAATCCTGCAACATACACTTCTGTCTTTACTGACATAAGGGAGCTGTTTGCCCAAACGGAAGATGCAAAGGTTGCAGGTTTTACTCCTTCGCGGTTTAGCTTTAATGTCAAAGGTGGTAGGTGTGAGAAGTGTAAAGGTGAAGGGTATATAAAGATTGAGATGCAGTTTTTGGCCGATGTGTATGTCAAATGTGATGTGTGCGACGGCAAAAGATACAATGAAGCGACGCTGTCGGTTAAATACAAGGGTAAAAACATATACGATGTACTTCAGATGACGGTTAATCAGGCTTATGAGTTTTTTGAGAATGTGCCCAAGATAAGAAAGAAGCTTGAGATTATAAGGGATGTTGGGCTTGGTTATATTCAGCTTGGCCAACCCGCAACGACGCTGTCTGGTGGTGAAGCTCAAAGAATCAAGATTGCAAAATACTTAATAAGCCCGCCTGTTGGACATACATTGTATCTGCTTGATGAACCTTCCGTTGGACTGCATTCAGACGATGTGAAGAAGTTGATAGAAGTTCTGAAAAAACTTGTTGAAACAGGAAATAGCGTAATTGTAATTGAACATAACTTGGATATTTTGAAGAGTGCAGACTACATCATTGACTTAGGTCCTGATAGTGGAGATAAAGGCGGCCAGATTGTTGCATCCGGCACGCCTGTTGAAGTTGCTAATTCAAACTCTTTTACTGCCTTTTACTTAAAGAGAGTTATTTAA
- a CDS encoding Fur family transcriptional regulator, whose amino-acid sequence MDEIKEMLRATNLKATPQRLAILEEIKKAGHIDLETIYKNISEHFPSMSLATVYKNIHTLKRYGLIKELAISGAKSKYEIAFQKPHHHLICKVCGDVIDIELDTSFLEKQLKEIRDFEISSCDIYCYGICSKCKNKSQG is encoded by the coding sequence ATGGACGAAATAAAAGAGATGTTAAGGGCTACTAACCTTAAAGCAACTCCTCAGAGATTAGCTATCTTGGAAGAGATTAAAAAGGCAGGGCATATAGACTTGGAAACAATATACAAAAACATTTCTGAACATTTCCCATCTATGTCCCTTGCCACGGTTTACAAAAATATCCACACACTCAAGAGATACGGTCTTATAAAAGAGCTTGCCATCAGTGGAGCAAAAAGCAAGTATGAGATAGCATTTCAAAAGCCACATCACCATCTTATATGCAAGGTTTGTGGCGATGTCATAGATATAGAGCTTGACACATCATTTTTAGAGAAACAACTTAAAGAGATAAGGGATTTTGAAATATCAAGCTGTGATATATACTGCTACGGTATCTGCAGCAAGTGTAAAAATAAGTCGCAGGGTTAA